GGGCTCTAAAGAACTTCGCCGAAGCCATTAACAAGTTATCTTTTCCCAACTGTCTCATAATGACATATCGTGCAAAAAAAGACAACCGCAGAACCAAGAATGTTTATAAAAACATTACCGGATTATTCAAAAAGATTCATTGTGTAACCTTTCAATCCGATAAAAATTTGATTCATAAATGGATTACTTCGAGATTAAAACGGGACGGTTTGACTTTTTCGCCGTCTGTGATCCGTTATTTAGAAGAAGAGTTCGGTAATGATATCACGGGTTTAAAGAATGAAATCGAAAAGATTGAAAATTACCTCTACGAAGCAAAAACACTGCATTCTGCCAGCACGCTTAAAGACCTCGCCAGAGGACTGTGTGACTTCAATAAATATCAGGTGGTCGATATGTTTCTGAAGGGAAGAAAGGACACCATCGAGCATTTCGAGGAATTCAAACCATATTTACGCTCTTATTCGGAAATGGTCGATGCGGTAACAAGAGGACTGCTTTACTATGTCCAGAGAAAACCAAATGTATTGACGGCTCGAAAGAAAGCACTAAGTAACCTGCTTGCCGAAGTATCACGAATAGACCGAAGTGTCAAAAAAAGCTCGTACTTTGTAACGTTGATGTTTGAACTTTTCTTCCTTAAAAAAGGAAATATATTCAGGAAAGGAGGAGCCATAAATGGAAGATAAATGGCAGGAACTAAGGAAAATCGAAGCGCAGCGCACCGACGTGCTCACCAAATTAAAGAGAATCGAAGATAAAAAAGATACGGTCAGCCCGGAAGTGTACGAAAAGGTGAAAAAGGAGTACGAAGAAAAACTTGAAAGCATCGATGCGGAGATGTCAAAAAATGTCGAACTTATCAAAGAACAGCTGAAGCAGATAGAAGAGGAAAACGAACAACTGCGCCGTCTGCAGAAAAAACTGCGGCTTGAGCTCGAAGAGATCGAACTGCGCTATTCAATTGGTGAGTACTCCGAAGATGACTATAATAAACTCAGCGCTGAGCATAAAGATAAACTGGAGGTGGTTGATAAAGACCTGGAAAAGTTACGGGAACGGCAGGAATGGTTCAAAAAATTCATCGATATAAAAGATATTGAAGAGACGATTAAAGAACCTCCGGTTGAAGAAGAGGTTACGACTGAAGCCTCCACCGAAGACATTCAGATTGAAGAACACATTCTTGAAGAAAAACTTCCTGAAGAAGAGACCAAACTTGATGAATTGATCGTGGAAGAAAAAGCGGTTCTACCTGAAGCCACAGTAGAGGAGGAATCCCCCAAAGAAACAGAATCCCCGATTGAAGAAATCCCCACGGAAAAAGAGAAAAGTGTCTCCTGTCCCAAGTGCGGGCATATGAACACCCCTGACTCATGGTATTGCGAGAAGTGCGGCGCCGAAATACTCGATTCTCCGGTATCGGATTAGTCTATATATTCATAAAACCATAAACCACCATGAAATACGCTCCCATTGAAATTGAAAAAAAATGGCAAAAGTATTGGGAGGAGAAAAAATTATTTATTACAAAGAAAGACCCCGAAAAGAAGTTCTATAACCTTGTGATGTTCGCTTATCCATCCGGTGATATTCATATGGGACACTGCAAGAATTACGTCGTCGGTGATGTCTACGCCCGTTTCAAGATGAGATGCGGTTATGACGTCCTCCACCCCTGGGGGTGGGATGCATTCGGACTTCCTGCAGAGAACCAGGCGATTAAACTGGGGATCCATCCGGAAAAATGGACGATGCAGAACATCAAGGTCTCTGATGAATCGCTCAAATCACTCGGAATAAGCTATGATTGGGAACGGGAGATAATCTCCTGCCTGCCCGATTATTACAAGTGGACGCAATGGATGTTTCTTCTGTTGTACAAAAGGGGTCTCGCCTATAAAAAGGAAGCCTATGTAAACTGGTGCCCTGGCTGCCAGACAGTTCTGGCGAACGAACAGGTGATTGATGGAAGATGTTATCGCTCAAACTGTAAAGCCCTCATAGAAAAGAGAAAATTAAATCAGTGGTTCTTTAAAATCACCGACTATGCGGAACGGTTGCTCAATGACCTCGACAGACTTCCCGGCTGGCCGGAGAATGTCAAAAGGATGCAGCGGAACTGGATCGGGAAGAGCAAGGGCTGCGACATCATCTTCAAGGTGGCTGAAAAGGATATCACCTTCAAGGTCTTTACAACACGGCCCGATACGATCTTCGGCGTCACCTTTATGTCAATTGCACCGGAACATCCGATGATCGAGAAACTGATTGACGGCAGTTCTCAAAAAGAAGCGGTCCAGGCGTATATCAGAGAAGCCACCAAAAAAACCGAAATTGAACGTCTGGAAAAAGAAAAGGACGGCGTTTTTACCGGCTGTCATGCCGTAAATCCTATAAACAACGAAAAAATTCCGATCTTTGTCGCGGATTACGTACTTCTGGAATACGGTAGTGGTGTTGTAATGGGCGTGCCGGCGCACGATGAACGTGATTTTCAGTTCGCCCGGAAATACGACCTGCCGATAAGGGTGGTGATCAAACCGAAAGAAGCGGAATTAAAAGAAGAATCAATGGAACATGCCTATGAAGAAGCCGGAATAATGATCAATTCCGGTCAATTCAACGGGATGGATTCGGAAAAAGGTATCACAGCAGTCACGGAATTTCTCGCTCAAAAAAATCTGGGCGGTGAGAGTATCAATTATCGGTTAAAAGACTGGCTTATCTCCCGTCAACGATATTGGGGCGCTCCCATACCGATCATCTACTGCGATAAATGCGGGATGGTTCCCGTGCCTGAAGAACAACTCCCTGTGCTCTTACCCAAAGACATCAAGGATTACGTACCGAAAGGCAGTTCTCCGCTCGGTGCGGTAGAAAGTTTCATCAACACAGAATGTCCTGCCTGCGGTGCTCCGGCAAAACGCGACGCTGATACAATGGATACCTTTGTCTGCTCTTCATGGTATTTCCTCAGATACCTTGATCCGAGGAACGACAAGGAATTCTGTTCAAAAAAGAACGCCGATCTCTGGCTTCCCATTGATCAATACATAGGAGGAGGCAGTGAACACGCGACCGGACATTTAATCTACTTTCGATTCTTTACAAAGGTACTCTATGATGCGGGATACATCAGTGTCCAGGAACCGGCGGAAAATCTGTTCAACCTGGGAATGGTGTTAAAAGACGGTGAAGTCATGTCTAAATCAAAAGGTAATGTCGTCCCGGTGGGTGAATTTGTCCAGAAACACGGAGCAGACGTCGCCCGTCTTACGATTATCTTTGCGGCGCCGCCCGAACGGGAAAGTGAATGGAGCGACGAAGGAGTAACCGGTTCTGAGCGGTTCATCAACCGTATATATCGTATCGTCGTCGAGAACAAACAACACATCCAAAGAAGCAGACCGGAAAAAATAAACGAGGACGAAGAACCGCTTTTCATAAAAATCAATCAAACAATCGCCAAAGTAACCGAAGACCTCGAAACCTTCAAGTTCAATACGGCGATCGCAGCCCTCTGGGAACTCCTCAACGAGCTGTATCTCTCCAAAACAAAAGGACCTGTTTTCGGTTACGGCATCAATGTACTCATCCATCTCTTATCACCTTTTGCCCCTCATCTCGCCGATGAACTCTGGTCGATTGCAGATGGAGAAGGCAGTCTGGTTGAACGGGAATGGCTCACTTTTGACGAACGCTATTTAAAA
Above is a genomic segment from candidate division WOR-3 bacterium containing:
- a CDS encoding zinc ribbon domain-containing protein → MEDKWQELRKIEAQRTDVLTKLKRIEDKKDTVSPEVYEKVKKEYEEKLESIDAEMSKNVELIKEQLKQIEEENEQLRRLQKKLRLELEEIELRYSIGEYSEDDYNKLSAEHKDKLEVVDKDLEKLRERQEWFKKFIDIKDIEETIKEPPVEEEVTTEASTEDIQIEEHILEEKLPEEETKLDELIVEEKAVLPEATVEEESPKETESPIEEIPTEKEKSVSCPKCGHMNTPDSWYCEKCGAEILDSPVSD
- a CDS encoding leucine--tRNA ligase codes for the protein MKYAPIEIEKKWQKYWEEKKLFITKKDPEKKFYNLVMFAYPSGDIHMGHCKNYVVGDVYARFKMRCGYDVLHPWGWDAFGLPAENQAIKLGIHPEKWTMQNIKVSDESLKSLGISYDWEREIISCLPDYYKWTQWMFLLLYKRGLAYKKEAYVNWCPGCQTVLANEQVIDGRCYRSNCKALIEKRKLNQWFFKITDYAERLLNDLDRLPGWPENVKRMQRNWIGKSKGCDIIFKVAEKDITFKVFTTRPDTIFGVTFMSIAPEHPMIEKLIDGSSQKEAVQAYIREATKKTEIERLEKEKDGVFTGCHAVNPINNEKIPIFVADYVLLEYGSGVVMGVPAHDERDFQFARKYDLPIRVVIKPKEAELKEESMEHAYEEAGIMINSGQFNGMDSEKGITAVTEFLAQKNLGGESINYRLKDWLISRQRYWGAPIPIIYCDKCGMVPVPEEQLPVLLPKDIKDYVPKGSSPLGAVESFINTECPACGAPAKRDADTMDTFVCSSWYFLRYLDPRNDKEFCSKKNADLWLPIDQYIGGGSEHATGHLIYFRFFTKVLYDAGYISVQEPAENLFNLGMVLKDGEVMSKSKGNVVPVGEFVQKHGADVARLTIIFAAPPERESEWSDEGVTGSERFINRIYRIVVENKQHIQRSRPEKINEDEEPLFIKINQTIAKVTEDLETFKFNTAIAALWELLNELYLSKTKGPVFGYGINVLIHLLSPFAPHLADELWSIADGEGSLVEREWLTFDERYLKDKITTIVIQINGKVRSHLKLKGDINEQLVKEMALKDEKIIRHLQNKEIKKTIYVPEKIFNIVV